GGCCTGATAAAGCGCTTCGGCAAGCGCCATATACAGTGGGCCATGGTGCTGACAGGCTTTATCGTGGGCCTGCCGATGTTCTACAACGCCGGTTTTGTGGTGATCATCCCGCTGGTGTTTGCCGTGGCCGTGTCTGCCGAACTGCCGTTGTTGTACGTGGGCATTCCGGCGGCGGCCGCCCTTTCCGTGACGCATGGCTTTCTGCCGCCGCACCCGGGGCCAACAGCCATCGCGGTCATCTTCGGGGCCGATATTACCCTCACGCTGTTATATGGCCTGTTGCTGGCGGTGCCCACCATCATCATAGCCGGACCAATTTTCTCGCGCTTCCTGACGAGGGTCAAGGTCGATCCGCCCCAGAACCTCTTTATCCTGAAGCCGCTGGCGGAGGACGAGATGCCGGGCTACGGCATCAGCATTTTTACGGCGCTTGTGCCGATAGGGCTGATGGCCACCTCGGCGGTGCTGTCCATCGTGCTGCCTCCTGAGTCGCCGGTGCGGCAGCTGTTCGAGTTCATCGGCGATCCGGTGATGGCGCTGCTGATCTCGGTGCTGGTGGCTATCGTAACGCTGGGGCTGGCCAGGGGAAAGGCCATGCCTGCCATCATGAAGATTTGCACGGACTCCATCGCCAGCATCGCCATGATTCTGCTGATCATCGGCGGCGGCGGCGCCCTGAAGCAGGTGCTGGTGGACAGCGGCGTCGGGAATGAGGTGACGGCCCTGCTCAGCGGCACGGATTTCTCGCCCCTGCTGCTGGCCTGGCTCATCACGGCGCTCCTGCGGGTGTGCCTCGGCTCGGCTACGGTGGCGGCCATCACGGGAGCCGGCATCGTGCTGCCGCTGGTGACCAGTGCGGGCGTGAGCCCCGAGCTGATGGTGCTGTCCATCGGTGCGGGCAGCCTTATGTTCTCGCACGTAAACGACCCCGGCTTCTGGATGTTCAAAGAGTACTTCAACCTGACAATCCCGCAGACCCTGGCCACCTGGTCTATCATGGAGACGCTTGTCTCAGTCATGGGCCTGATAGGCGTGCTCTTGCTGGAGCCCTATGTGTAGCAACGCCTCCACCTGCCGCACAGGTTTCCGGGACAGAATTTATATATAAAACAGGGGCAGGGTTGTGTAAAACCAACTTTAGCCACCCGGCGCGGCGGTTTGAGCGGCTTCGGGATATACTCCGGATATTTGCGCGCCTTGTAAAAAATTACTAATATGTTCCCCCAATGCGCCAGGAACTTTTCAGGATGAAGTAATCTTAAACAGCTTTCAGGCAGTTTGCCACCAAAACCAGAGCAAGTTTCTTAGCATATATGGCGTCAGTAGCTGATTCCGTTCCAGACAGGCTGCTACCGATGCCTGGACGCGCAAGTGGTTGTTAAGCGACGATTTTCTGGCAGTTGGTCACAAGCTGCATAAGTTGAAGCATTTTCCTGTTAGCGGCTCAGGCTGGCATATTTTACGCATAAAAAAGACACACCTTATATATAGCATACACATTACCCGCATGAACAGACGCGTAGTAATCAAACACATGGCGCTGGCCGTCACCGGCCTGGTGCTGCTGCCGGGCTGCGACCTGGGCAGCAAAAAAGCGGCGGCCCAGGAGATGCAGCCATTTCTCTCCCCAGACCAGGAAGGGCTGCTGGCGCAGGTGGTCGATACCATCATCCCGGCCACTGACACGCCCGGCGCCAAAGAGTTGAATGTACA
This window of the Pontibacter russatus genome carries:
- a CDS encoding gluconate:H+ symporter codes for the protein MSLLIVLLGVIALLVLTIVLRLNAFIALVLVALGVGVAEGMAVREALASLQKGMGDTLGSIVLILGFGAMLGNLLSESGAAQRITYGLIKRFGKRHIQWAMVLTGFIVGLPMFYNAGFVVIIPLVFAVAVSAELPLLYVGIPAAAALSVTHGFLPPHPGPTAIAVIFGADITLTLLYGLLLAVPTIIIAGPIFSRFLTRVKVDPPQNLFILKPLAEDEMPGYGISIFTALVPIGLMATSAVLSIVLPPESPVRQLFEFIGDPVMALLISVLVAIVTLGLARGKAMPAIMKICTDSIASIAMILLIIGGGGALKQVLVDSGVGNEVTALLSGTDFSPLLLAWLITALLRVCLGSATVAAITGAGIVLPLVTSAGVSPELMVLSIGAGSLMFSHVNDPGFWMFKEYFNLTIPQTLATWSIMETLVSVMGLIGVLLLEPYV